In Cynocephalus volans isolate mCynVol1 chromosome 3, mCynVol1.pri, whole genome shotgun sequence, one DNA window encodes the following:
- the SIX4 gene encoding homeobox protein SIX4 isoform X2, with protein sequence MIASAADIKQENGMESASEGQEAHQEVAGGAAAGLSPPAPAPFPLEPGDAAAAARVSGEEGAVAAADQVQLHSELLGRHHHAAAAAATAQTPLAFSPDHVACVCEALQQGGNLDRLARFLWSLPQSDLLRGNESLLKARALVAFHQGIYPELYSILESHSFESANHPLLQQLWYKARYTEAERARGRPLGAVDKYRLRRKFPLPRTIWDGEETVYCFKEKSRNALKELYKQNRYPSPAEKRHLAKITGLSLTQVSNWFKNRRQRDRNPSENQSKSESDGNPSTEDESSKGHEDLSPHPLSGSSDVVTNLSLSSHMEPVYMQQIGNAKISLSSSGVLLNGSLVPASTSPVFLNGNSFIQGPNGVILNGLNVGNTQTVSLSPPKMSSNIVSNGISMTDILGSTSQDVKEFKVLQSSAVNSAATTSYSPSVSVSFPGLIPSTEVKREGIQTMASQDGGSVVTFTTPVQINQYGIVQIPNSGGNGQFLNGSIGFSSLQLPPVSVAASQGNISVNSSTSDGSTFTSESTTVHQGKVFLSSLTPSAVVYTVPNSGQTIGSVKQEGLERSLVFSQLMPVNQNAQVNANLSSENITGSGLHPLASSLVNVSPTHNFSLTPPTLLNASELNPDIADSQPMSTRVASKSTVTSVSNTNYASLQNCSLITGQDLLSVPMTQAALGEIVSTAEDQVGHPSPTIHQDFVREHRLVLQSVANIKENFIPNSENKATSSLMMLDSKSKYVLDGMVETVCEDLETDKKELAKLQTVQLDEDMQDL encoded by the exons ATG ATTGCAAGTGCGGCGGACATCAAGCAGGAGAATGGGATGGAAAGCGCCTCCGAAGGGCAGGAGGCGCACCAAGAAGTGGCGGGGGGCGCGGCGGCGGGGCTCAGCCCCCCGGCTCCAGCCCCTTTTCCCCTGGAGCCGGGGGACGCCGCGGCCGCCGCCAGGGTGAGCGGAGAGGAAGGGGCAGTGGCGGCGGCGGATCAGGTACAACTCCACTCGGAACTTCTGGGCAGGCACCAccacgccgccgccgccgccgccaccgcgcAGACCCCGCTGGCCTTTTCGCCCGACCATGTCGCCTGCGTGTGCGAGGCGCTGCAGCAGGGGGGCAACCTGGACCGCCTGGCCCGGTTCCTGTGGTCCCTGCCCCAGAGCGACCTGCTACGTGGCAACGAGAGCCTGCTGAAGGCTCGGGCGCTCGTGGCCTTCCACCAGGGCATCTACCCCGAGCTCTACAGCATCCTCGAGAGCCACAGCTTCGAGTCGGCCAACCACCCGCTGCTGCAGCAGCTCTGGTACAAGGCGCGCTACACCGAGGCCGAGCGAGCCCGCGGCCGGCCGCTGGGCGCCGTGGACAAGTACCGGCTGCGCAGGAAATTCCCCTTGCCCCGCACCATCTGGGACGGCGAGGAGACGGTGTATTGTTTCAAGGAGAAGTCGCGCAACGCGCTCAAGGAGCTCTACAAGCAGAATCGCTACCCTTCGCCCGCCGAGAAGCGGCACCTGGCCAAGATCACCGGCCTGTCCCTCACCCAGGTCAGCAACTGGTTCAAGAACCGCCGGCAGCGCGACCGGAACCCCTCGGAGAACCAGTCCAAAAG TGAATCAGATGGCAATCCCAGCACTGAAGATGAATCCAGCAAGGGACATGAGGATTTGTCTCCTCACCCACTCTCAGGTTCATCAGATGTTGTCACCAACCTCAGCCTTTCCAGTCACATGGAGCCAGTATATATGCAACAAATTGGAAATGCTAAAATATCATTAAGCTCATCTGGAGTTTTGTTGAATGGAAGCTTGGTACCTGCAAGTACTTCACCTGTCTTCCTTAATGGTAATTCTTTTATTCAGGGACCCAATGGAGTTATCCTTAATGGATTAAATGTGGGAAATACACAGACAGTGTCATTGAGCCCACCAAAAATGTCATCAAACATTGTGAGCAATGGTATATCCATGACTGACATACTGGGATCTACCTCCCAGGATGTGAAGGAATTCAAAGTCCTCCAGAGTTCTGCAGTTAACTCAGCAGCCACCACCTCCTATAGCCCCAGTGTCTCTGTGTCATTCCCAGGACTGATACCCAGCACTGAGGTGAAAAGAGAAGGCATTCAAACAATGGCTTCCCAGGATGGAGGCTCTGTAGTGACTTTTACTACACCAGTGCAAATTAACCAGTATGGCATTGTCCAGATCCCCAATTCTGGAGGAAACGGCCAGTTCCTTAATGGGAGCATTGGATTCTCTTCACTTCAGCTGCCTCCTGTTTCAGTGGCAGCTTCGCAAG gtAATATTTCAGTAAATTCAAGCACTTCAGATGGGAGCACATTTACAAGTGAGTCCACTACAGTCCATCAAGGAAAGGTTTTCTTGAGCTCTCTTACTCCTAGTGCAGTGGTATACACTGTTCCTAATTCAGGCCAGACTATAGGATCTGTGAAACAGGAAGGCTTGGAGAGGAGCCTGGTATTTTCTCAGTTGATGCCTGTCAATCAGAATGCACAAGTAAATGCAAACCTGTCTTCTGAAAATATCACAGGGAGTGGCCTCCATCCACTGGCCTCCTCGTTAGTTAATGTATCCCCAACTCACAATTTTTCCCTCACTCCTCCTACATTACTAAATGCCAGCGAGCTAAACCCTGACATTGCTGATAGCCAGCCAATGTCTACACGTGTGGCAAGCAAATCTACTGTGACATCTGTCAGCAACACTAACTACGCAAGTCTTCAGAATTGTTCTCTTATTACTGGTCAAGACCTATTGTCAGTCCCTATGACTCAGGCTGCCCTTGGGGAAATAGTTTCTACAGCTGAAGACCAGGTGGGTCACCCCTCCCCAACAATACACCAGGATTTTGTTAGAGAACATCGTTTGGTTCTGCAATCAGTAGCTAACATAAAAGAGAATTTCATACCAAATTCTGAGAACAAAGCAACAAGCAGCTTAATGATGCTAGATTCCAAATCCAAATATGTCCTAGATGGCATGGTTGAGACTGTCTGTGAAGATctggaaacagacaaaaaagagcTCGCCAAGCTCCAAACTGTCCAGTTGGATGAAGATATGCAAGACTTATAA
- the SIX4 gene encoding homeobox protein SIX4 isoform X4, whose translation MSSSSPTGQIASAADIKQENGMESASEGQEAHQEVAGGAAAGLSPPAPAPFPLEPGDAAAAARVSGEEGAVAAADQVQLHSELLGRHHHAAAAAATAQTPLAFSPDHVACVCEALQQGGNLDRLARFLWSLPQSDLLRGNESLLKARALVAFHQGIYPELYSILESHSFESANHPLLQQLWYKARYTEAERARGRPLGAVDKYRLRRKFPLPRTIWDGEETVYCFKEKSRNALKELYKQNRYPSPAEKRHLAKITGLSLTQVSNWFKNRRQRDRNPSENQSKRALDRVC comes from the exons atgtcctcttcctcccccaccgGGCAGATTGCAAGTGCGGCGGACATCAAGCAGGAGAATGGGATGGAAAGCGCCTCCGAAGGGCAGGAGGCGCACCAAGAAGTGGCGGGGGGCGCGGCGGCGGGGCTCAGCCCCCCGGCTCCAGCCCCTTTTCCCCTGGAGCCGGGGGACGCCGCGGCCGCCGCCAGGGTGAGCGGAGAGGAAGGGGCAGTGGCGGCGGCGGATCAGGTACAACTCCACTCGGAACTTCTGGGCAGGCACCAccacgccgccgccgccgccgccaccgcgcAGACCCCGCTGGCCTTTTCGCCCGACCATGTCGCCTGCGTGTGCGAGGCGCTGCAGCAGGGGGGCAACCTGGACCGCCTGGCCCGGTTCCTGTGGTCCCTGCCCCAGAGCGACCTGCTACGTGGCAACGAGAGCCTGCTGAAGGCTCGGGCGCTCGTGGCCTTCCACCAGGGCATCTACCCCGAGCTCTACAGCATCCTCGAGAGCCACAGCTTCGAGTCGGCCAACCACCCGCTGCTGCAGCAGCTCTGGTACAAGGCGCGCTACACCGAGGCCGAGCGAGCCCGCGGCCGGCCGCTGGGCGCCGTGGACAAGTACCGGCTGCGCAGGAAATTCCCCTTGCCCCGCACCATCTGGGACGGCGAGGAGACGGTGTATTGTTTCAAGGAGAAGTCGCGCAACGCGCTCAAGGAGCTCTACAAGCAGAATCGCTACCCTTCGCCCGCCGAGAAGCGGCACCTGGCCAAGATCACCGGCCTGTCCCTCACCCAGGTCAGCAACTGGTTCAAGAACCGCCGGCAGCGCGACCGGAACCCCTCGGAGAACCAGTCCAAAAG GGCCCTGGACCGTGTGTGTTAA
- the SIX4 gene encoding homeobox protein SIX4 isoform X1 — MSSSSPTGQIASAADIKQENGMESASEGQEAHQEVAGGAAAGLSPPAPAPFPLEPGDAAAAARVSGEEGAVAAADQVQLHSELLGRHHHAAAAAATAQTPLAFSPDHVACVCEALQQGGNLDRLARFLWSLPQSDLLRGNESLLKARALVAFHQGIYPELYSILESHSFESANHPLLQQLWYKARYTEAERARGRPLGAVDKYRLRRKFPLPRTIWDGEETVYCFKEKSRNALKELYKQNRYPSPAEKRHLAKITGLSLTQVSNWFKNRRQRDRNPSENQSKSESDGNPSTEDESSKGHEDLSPHPLSGSSDVVTNLSLSSHMEPVYMQQIGNAKISLSSSGVLLNGSLVPASTSPVFLNGNSFIQGPNGVILNGLNVGNTQTVSLSPPKMSSNIVSNGISMTDILGSTSQDVKEFKVLQSSAVNSAATTSYSPSVSVSFPGLIPSTEVKREGIQTMASQDGGSVVTFTTPVQINQYGIVQIPNSGGNGQFLNGSIGFSSLQLPPVSVAASQGNISVNSSTSDGSTFTSESTTVHQGKVFLSSLTPSAVVYTVPNSGQTIGSVKQEGLERSLVFSQLMPVNQNAQVNANLSSENITGSGLHPLASSLVNVSPTHNFSLTPPTLLNASELNPDIADSQPMSTRVASKSTVTSVSNTNYASLQNCSLITGQDLLSVPMTQAALGEIVSTAEDQVGHPSPTIHQDFVREHRLVLQSVANIKENFIPNSENKATSSLMMLDSKSKYVLDGMVETVCEDLETDKKELAKLQTVQLDEDMQDL, encoded by the exons atgtcctcttcctcccccaccgGGCAGATTGCAAGTGCGGCGGACATCAAGCAGGAGAATGGGATGGAAAGCGCCTCCGAAGGGCAGGAGGCGCACCAAGAAGTGGCGGGGGGCGCGGCGGCGGGGCTCAGCCCCCCGGCTCCAGCCCCTTTTCCCCTGGAGCCGGGGGACGCCGCGGCCGCCGCCAGGGTGAGCGGAGAGGAAGGGGCAGTGGCGGCGGCGGATCAGGTACAACTCCACTCGGAACTTCTGGGCAGGCACCAccacgccgccgccgccgccgccaccgcgcAGACCCCGCTGGCCTTTTCGCCCGACCATGTCGCCTGCGTGTGCGAGGCGCTGCAGCAGGGGGGCAACCTGGACCGCCTGGCCCGGTTCCTGTGGTCCCTGCCCCAGAGCGACCTGCTACGTGGCAACGAGAGCCTGCTGAAGGCTCGGGCGCTCGTGGCCTTCCACCAGGGCATCTACCCCGAGCTCTACAGCATCCTCGAGAGCCACAGCTTCGAGTCGGCCAACCACCCGCTGCTGCAGCAGCTCTGGTACAAGGCGCGCTACACCGAGGCCGAGCGAGCCCGCGGCCGGCCGCTGGGCGCCGTGGACAAGTACCGGCTGCGCAGGAAATTCCCCTTGCCCCGCACCATCTGGGACGGCGAGGAGACGGTGTATTGTTTCAAGGAGAAGTCGCGCAACGCGCTCAAGGAGCTCTACAAGCAGAATCGCTACCCTTCGCCCGCCGAGAAGCGGCACCTGGCCAAGATCACCGGCCTGTCCCTCACCCAGGTCAGCAACTGGTTCAAGAACCGCCGGCAGCGCGACCGGAACCCCTCGGAGAACCAGTCCAAAAG TGAATCAGATGGCAATCCCAGCACTGAAGATGAATCCAGCAAGGGACATGAGGATTTGTCTCCTCACCCACTCTCAGGTTCATCAGATGTTGTCACCAACCTCAGCCTTTCCAGTCACATGGAGCCAGTATATATGCAACAAATTGGAAATGCTAAAATATCATTAAGCTCATCTGGAGTTTTGTTGAATGGAAGCTTGGTACCTGCAAGTACTTCACCTGTCTTCCTTAATGGTAATTCTTTTATTCAGGGACCCAATGGAGTTATCCTTAATGGATTAAATGTGGGAAATACACAGACAGTGTCATTGAGCCCACCAAAAATGTCATCAAACATTGTGAGCAATGGTATATCCATGACTGACATACTGGGATCTACCTCCCAGGATGTGAAGGAATTCAAAGTCCTCCAGAGTTCTGCAGTTAACTCAGCAGCCACCACCTCCTATAGCCCCAGTGTCTCTGTGTCATTCCCAGGACTGATACCCAGCACTGAGGTGAAAAGAGAAGGCATTCAAACAATGGCTTCCCAGGATGGAGGCTCTGTAGTGACTTTTACTACACCAGTGCAAATTAACCAGTATGGCATTGTCCAGATCCCCAATTCTGGAGGAAACGGCCAGTTCCTTAATGGGAGCATTGGATTCTCTTCACTTCAGCTGCCTCCTGTTTCAGTGGCAGCTTCGCAAG gtAATATTTCAGTAAATTCAAGCACTTCAGATGGGAGCACATTTACAAGTGAGTCCACTACAGTCCATCAAGGAAAGGTTTTCTTGAGCTCTCTTACTCCTAGTGCAGTGGTATACACTGTTCCTAATTCAGGCCAGACTATAGGATCTGTGAAACAGGAAGGCTTGGAGAGGAGCCTGGTATTTTCTCAGTTGATGCCTGTCAATCAGAATGCACAAGTAAATGCAAACCTGTCTTCTGAAAATATCACAGGGAGTGGCCTCCATCCACTGGCCTCCTCGTTAGTTAATGTATCCCCAACTCACAATTTTTCCCTCACTCCTCCTACATTACTAAATGCCAGCGAGCTAAACCCTGACATTGCTGATAGCCAGCCAATGTCTACACGTGTGGCAAGCAAATCTACTGTGACATCTGTCAGCAACACTAACTACGCAAGTCTTCAGAATTGTTCTCTTATTACTGGTCAAGACCTATTGTCAGTCCCTATGACTCAGGCTGCCCTTGGGGAAATAGTTTCTACAGCTGAAGACCAGGTGGGTCACCCCTCCCCAACAATACACCAGGATTTTGTTAGAGAACATCGTTTGGTTCTGCAATCAGTAGCTAACATAAAAGAGAATTTCATACCAAATTCTGAGAACAAAGCAACAAGCAGCTTAATGATGCTAGATTCCAAATCCAAATATGTCCTAGATGGCATGGTTGAGACTGTCTGTGAAGATctggaaacagacaaaaaagagcTCGCCAAGCTCCAAACTGTCCAGTTGGATGAAGATATGCAAGACTTATAA
- the SIX4 gene encoding homeobox protein SIX4 isoform X3 translates to MSSSSPTGQIASAADIKQENGMESASEGQEAHQEVAGGAAAGLSPPAPAPFPLEPGDAAAAARVSGEEGAVAAADQVQLHSELLGRHHHAAAAAATAQTPLAFSPDHVACVCEALQQGGNLDRLARFLWSLPQSDLLRGNESLLKARALVAFHQGIYPELYSILESHSFESANHPLLQQLWYKARYTEAERARGRPLGAVDKYRLRRKFPLPRTIWDGEETVYCFKEKSRNALKELYKQNRYPSPAEKRHLAKITGLSLTQVSNWFKNRRQRDRNPSENQSKSESDGNPSTEDESSKGHEDLSPHPLSGSSDVVTNLSLSSHMEPVYMQQIGNAKISLSSSGVLLNGSLVPASTSPVFLNGLIPSTEVKREGIQTMASQDGGSVVTFTTPVQINQYGIVQIPNSGGNGQFLNGSIGFSSLQLPPVSVAASQGNISVNSSTSDGSTFTSESTTVHQGKVFLSSLTPSAVVYTVPNSGQTIGSVKQEGLERSLVFSQLMPVNQNAQVNANLSSENITGSGLHPLASSLVNVSPTHNFSLTPPTLLNASELNPDIADSQPMSTRVASKSTVTSVSNTNYASLQNCSLITGQDLLSVPMTQAALGEIVSTAEDQVGHPSPTIHQDFVREHRLVLQSVANIKENFIPNSENKATSSLMMLDSKSKYVLDGMVETVCEDLETDKKELAKLQTVQLDEDMQDL, encoded by the exons atgtcctcttcctcccccaccgGGCAGATTGCAAGTGCGGCGGACATCAAGCAGGAGAATGGGATGGAAAGCGCCTCCGAAGGGCAGGAGGCGCACCAAGAAGTGGCGGGGGGCGCGGCGGCGGGGCTCAGCCCCCCGGCTCCAGCCCCTTTTCCCCTGGAGCCGGGGGACGCCGCGGCCGCCGCCAGGGTGAGCGGAGAGGAAGGGGCAGTGGCGGCGGCGGATCAGGTACAACTCCACTCGGAACTTCTGGGCAGGCACCAccacgccgccgccgccgccgccaccgcgcAGACCCCGCTGGCCTTTTCGCCCGACCATGTCGCCTGCGTGTGCGAGGCGCTGCAGCAGGGGGGCAACCTGGACCGCCTGGCCCGGTTCCTGTGGTCCCTGCCCCAGAGCGACCTGCTACGTGGCAACGAGAGCCTGCTGAAGGCTCGGGCGCTCGTGGCCTTCCACCAGGGCATCTACCCCGAGCTCTACAGCATCCTCGAGAGCCACAGCTTCGAGTCGGCCAACCACCCGCTGCTGCAGCAGCTCTGGTACAAGGCGCGCTACACCGAGGCCGAGCGAGCCCGCGGCCGGCCGCTGGGCGCCGTGGACAAGTACCGGCTGCGCAGGAAATTCCCCTTGCCCCGCACCATCTGGGACGGCGAGGAGACGGTGTATTGTTTCAAGGAGAAGTCGCGCAACGCGCTCAAGGAGCTCTACAAGCAGAATCGCTACCCTTCGCCCGCCGAGAAGCGGCACCTGGCCAAGATCACCGGCCTGTCCCTCACCCAGGTCAGCAACTGGTTCAAGAACCGCCGGCAGCGCGACCGGAACCCCTCGGAGAACCAGTCCAAAAG TGAATCAGATGGCAATCCCAGCACTGAAGATGAATCCAGCAAGGGACATGAGGATTTGTCTCCTCACCCACTCTCAGGTTCATCAGATGTTGTCACCAACCTCAGCCTTTCCAGTCACATGGAGCCAGTATATATGCAACAAATTGGAAATGCTAAAATATCATTAAGCTCATCTGGAGTTTTGTTGAATGGAAGCTTGGTACCTGCAAGTACTTCACCTGTCTTCCTTAATG GACTGATACCCAGCACTGAGGTGAAAAGAGAAGGCATTCAAACAATGGCTTCCCAGGATGGAGGCTCTGTAGTGACTTTTACTACACCAGTGCAAATTAACCAGTATGGCATTGTCCAGATCCCCAATTCTGGAGGAAACGGCCAGTTCCTTAATGGGAGCATTGGATTCTCTTCACTTCAGCTGCCTCCTGTTTCAGTGGCAGCTTCGCAAG gtAATATTTCAGTAAATTCAAGCACTTCAGATGGGAGCACATTTACAAGTGAGTCCACTACAGTCCATCAAGGAAAGGTTTTCTTGAGCTCTCTTACTCCTAGTGCAGTGGTATACACTGTTCCTAATTCAGGCCAGACTATAGGATCTGTGAAACAGGAAGGCTTGGAGAGGAGCCTGGTATTTTCTCAGTTGATGCCTGTCAATCAGAATGCACAAGTAAATGCAAACCTGTCTTCTGAAAATATCACAGGGAGTGGCCTCCATCCACTGGCCTCCTCGTTAGTTAATGTATCCCCAACTCACAATTTTTCCCTCACTCCTCCTACATTACTAAATGCCAGCGAGCTAAACCCTGACATTGCTGATAGCCAGCCAATGTCTACACGTGTGGCAAGCAAATCTACTGTGACATCTGTCAGCAACACTAACTACGCAAGTCTTCAGAATTGTTCTCTTATTACTGGTCAAGACCTATTGTCAGTCCCTATGACTCAGGCTGCCCTTGGGGAAATAGTTTCTACAGCTGAAGACCAGGTGGGTCACCCCTCCCCAACAATACACCAGGATTTTGTTAGAGAACATCGTTTGGTTCTGCAATCAGTAGCTAACATAAAAGAGAATTTCATACCAAATTCTGAGAACAAAGCAACAAGCAGCTTAATGATGCTAGATTCCAAATCCAAATATGTCCTAGATGGCATGGTTGAGACTGTCTGTGAAGATctggaaacagacaaaaaagagcTCGCCAAGCTCCAAACTGTCCAGTTGGATGAAGATATGCAAGACTTATAA